A window from Listeria seeligeri serovar 1/2b str. SLCC3954 encodes these proteins:
- a CDS encoding YlbG family protein — translation MENDRQAIVVWMNHLKQVRSLKRFGNVHYVSRKLKYAVLYCDMAEVEDISNKVSRFHYVKRVEMSFRPFLKTEYESKKELMYEHKNEDVQISI, via the coding sequence ATGGAAAATGACAGACAGGCAATCGTCGTTTGGATGAATCATTTAAAACAAGTTAGATCTTTGAAACGATTCGGCAATGTTCATTACGTATCGCGTAAACTAAAATATGCGGTTTTATATTGTGATATGGCGGAAGTAGAAGATATCTCCAACAAAGTTTCCAGATTTCATTATGTGAAACGCGTGGAAATGTCTTTCCGTCCATTCTTAAAAACAGAATACGAATCCAAAAAAGAACTAATGTATGAACATAAAAATGAAGACGTACAAATCAGTATTTAA
- a CDS encoding CAP domain-containing protein: MKFIMRVAVLLIICLFIGYNTDLFFSKSVEKNTAEDTATKSNFPDNKKTTNENPKQVEDSSSLARFINKNIKEVTKEFGDPVRVDKSAYGYDNYIYNQPGTSYMQVGVTNNTVQTIYALGQDLNVMPYTIGMSAEKVFTDANLQSEISFNYKDSYYKFELSEEDLNARPIINIGSGVYAQLNFDKFKAKLVSVRYLNKLSFIKMRPYELSYQGEIYEEKLSPEDWNKIDDASSKQVLEITNVIRDRYGVEEVAWDEEVAKVAYGHSVDMKENDYFDHNSPTKGDLSNRLKTGNVKYTKAGENIAFNYVDSAAAVEGWLNSKGHRDNLLDGTYTYMGAGTYQKYYTQNFIIK, encoded by the coding sequence GTGAAATTTATTATGCGAGTAGCTGTGCTATTAATCATTTGCCTATTCATTGGATATAACACAGATCTATTTTTTAGTAAATCAGTTGAAAAAAACACCGCAGAAGATACTGCTACCAAATCAAATTTTCCTGACAATAAAAAAACAACAAATGAAAATCCTAAACAAGTGGAAGATAGCTCTAGCTTAGCAAGATTTATTAATAAAAATATTAAAGAAGTAACAAAAGAATTTGGCGACCCTGTGCGCGTTGATAAGTCAGCATATGGTTACGATAATTATATTTATAATCAACCAGGGACTAGTTACATGCAAGTAGGTGTAACAAATAATACAGTTCAAACGATTTATGCGCTTGGACAAGATTTGAATGTTATGCCATATACTATCGGAATGTCTGCCGAAAAAGTATTTACAGATGCTAATTTACAATCCGAAATATCATTTAATTATAAAGATAGTTATTATAAATTCGAACTTTCAGAAGAAGACTTAAATGCGCGACCAATTATAAATATTGGAAGCGGGGTTTATGCGCAACTTAATTTTGATAAATTTAAAGCAAAATTAGTAAGTGTACGTTACTTGAATAAACTATCTTTCATCAAAATGCGACCTTATGAATTATCATATCAAGGCGAGATTTATGAAGAAAAACTTTCTCCAGAAGATTGGAATAAAATTGACGATGCTTCAAGTAAACAAGTGCTAGAAATTACTAATGTTATTCGTGATCGTTATGGTGTGGAAGAAGTTGCTTGGGACGAAGAAGTTGCAAAAGTTGCTTACGGACATAGTGTGGATATGAAGGAAAACGACTATTTCGACCACAATTCTCCAACGAAGGGTGATTTAAGCAATCGACTAAAAACTGGTAATGTCAAATATACAAAAGCGGGAGAAAATATCGCTTTTAATTATGTTGATAGTGCTGCAGCGGTGGAAGGGTGGCTAAATTCCAAGGGTCATCGTGATAATTTACTAGATGGTACGTATACCTACATGGGAGCGGGGACGTATCAAAAATACTATACGCAAAATTTTATTATTAAATAA
- a CDS encoding YlbF family regulator, with amino-acid sequence MLATMENMALLDLSDELAGMILDSEEAQNYKRAKQTLLDDPTSQKNIRQFIRIKEQYEEVQRFGRYHPDYKEVTRKTRAYKREVDMDQNVAAYRRAEMDLQSLLDEISLLLASAVSDNIKVPTGNPFFETKSACSSGSCGSGGGCGCSA; translated from the coding sequence ATGCTCGCTACAATGGAAAATATGGCGCTACTCGACTTATCAGATGAGCTTGCTGGCATGATTCTAGACTCCGAGGAAGCGCAAAATTATAAGCGCGCTAAACAAACATTATTGGATGATCCAACAAGCCAAAAAAATATTCGTCAGTTTATACGAATAAAAGAACAATATGAGGAAGTACAGCGGTTCGGCCGGTATCATCCTGACTATAAAGAAGTAACTAGAAAAACTCGTGCTTATAAACGCGAAGTCGACATGGACCAAAACGTGGCAGCATATCGCCGGGCAGAGATGGATTTACAGTCTTTACTTGACGAAATCAGTTTACTACTGGCAAGTGCCGTTTCGGACAATATCAAAGTACCAACTGGTAATCCGTTTTTCGAAACAAAATCTGCTTGTTCAAGTGGAAGTTGTGGCAGCGGGGGAGGCTGCGGTTGTTCAGCGTAA